The DNA region CCCATCCCGCAATAATTAATGTCTGTGGGACGGGATAAGGTAACTCTGTGCCAACCCTGCCACCTCAGCCGGAGTGGACtgcttggggaaggaaaatgATATGAGTAAcggcattaaatgaggtttgactggctTAGACGAGTATCTGCCCAGCGACCAGTAAGGACTGATCGCGCTGGCGTCGACTGGTCGCGCGGGGGTCATGGGTCAAAGATCGAAAGTGGGTAGTACCCATAGCTAACCGTTACGAGTCATCCCGATGGGGaacccctatattctttacatcgacaccTACACTAATACCAACATTATTAACTAGGTAGGTGTTTGCATCCAAAGAGCTTTTAAGCTCAGGATGACATACggacaaacaaacagatatattGTCTACATCATACAAACCAGATTTAGCCATATGTAGGCAATTAAACACATCCTTAACAACTCTGGCATTTGCCATTGAACAATTCACTCTTCTTCATGTACCATTTCTTTTCCAAATAATACTCCTCTTTAAGTAGAAGTATTTTGAAACAATGGATTAAATTCAGAATCAATCGCATAAACATCTCAAAGCTAATACACTCTCTTGAAAAACTGGCATGTCTTGATGAAAAATCAGGCAACTTAAAACTAGCAAACCACAAAGACATGACCTTGAAATGGCATTTTAtagctattcatatgaaaaatgGACATGCAGTGTACTTCTGCTATTGACTAATGTATttatcaatttcatttttctttactaatttttaatgaaattcTTTACTATAACCGTATGTGACCTCATAGTTTGCGTACCCATATGATCCCTGAAAACAGGCGCGGATCTCCCTTGATTCAAGGGCATTAAGTTGAATGcctaatttttttgcaaataatAAAGTAGATGTATGTGTATTTGGCATATGTATAGGTATGCAATTAATTTGCTACGTATGACCAGTATCATATGTTTAAACTTGCTCAATTTTATCTTATGGACTTCTCAAGCAAATATTTAATATCTCTTAGTTATTAACTTTGACTATTTATTAAAGATAAGTGTATAGATAAAAGTTTTAGAAAAGTAAAAAATCTTGGGAGCTTTCAATTATGCTTGTTAAAAGAGATAAAGAGTATCACTATCCTATTATTTACGACCTTCTTAAGTTGGTGTTAGTTTTTTGTAGTAACTGCTAGTGTTGAGAGGATAATTTTAACAATAAATTATACAAATAATAAGCTAAAAATTAGAATATGAGACTAATGGTTGAATGACTATTTGGTTATATTCATTGAGCTCCAATTTTTCAGATAAGTCATAGACGAGGTTCTAATATTGCACTTGCAATCCATAAAGGGTGCATAGTTAAATCATACTAGTTATTATGtaatttatataattatttaagttTGTATCTAATATGGataatttatattatattatagaaTTTAATattatgaatattttttcattGAATATTTTACATTACCGTCGAAGTTTGAATGCCTAATTAAAAATCCTAAGTCCGCCGCTGTATGGAAACTACTCTTATTCAAACAAAATCAGTGTATGAACTCAATCCACGACCTGCCGAACGGATTACGCAAAGTAACACAATCGTGGAAGCGAAGGTTCAAAAGTTCCATACGCACCACCGTTCCTGCACCTAGCTAGTATTACGTAGACCGCAGTACGGCACAGGAGTTGTTTTAGAACGGGTTTCTCTTTCACACGTGGCTTTAATTAGCATGtgattagaaaatatagatgaTCGTGATCTCACCTATCTTTAAACTCTACATTTTTAAtctttaatatataaatattgtgCGAGTATGTATAAATCTACAAATTATACTGGTGTTTCTAAAAACAACTAAACAGAGTATGAAGTAATAAAATGGCAAACAAGACACAACTAATCTAACTAACCAAAATGCACTCCATAGCAAAAACAAGAAACAACAATAAGGCAAAATCAACGAAGAAAAATGCTCTTGTCCTGCAAGTCAATTAGAAGTTCACCAATAGTACGATCCCATCCATCCATATAAAAAAAGGGACGATAAGAACGAGCCTGCCATGCCATACCCATGCGTTCCTCCCCAAGTCCCCAAGCAGTTGTTGGCGTGTCACCATCGGCTAGGCTGTTTCGATTATCATATGCTTCGCATAGCTTTCGTCCACTAACTAACTAACCCCGGCATCACCAATGATTTAAACACTCGAAATTAGATTACCAGCCTACTTTAACCTCCCAAGTCGAAAAGGCGACACTTCTCCAACCCCACCCACctagaaggtacacacacaAAGCAGAGGCCTTTATATACGCGCGCGCCATTGCTTCGTGTCATCCGACTCGCCATTTCGCCGACGACGACTCCTCTGCAAGGCTGGTCCAGTTCTTGGCTGCTAGTTCCCGGAGCCTCGAGCGCCGGCGAgcgtgcagtgcagtgcagcgACGAGGACGAGCCACGCGGTGACTTGATCATGGGGTTGAAGAAGCGCTTGCTGGGGTGCTATGGATGTGGAGACGAGCCGGAGGCGGCGCCGCGGCCGAGCAGGAACGCCGGCGGCGGGAAGCGGGTGCTGCGGCGGTGGAGCACGGCGAACCTGAGGTCGCTGTCGCTGCAGGACCTGTCGCGGAAGCTGGAGACGACGAGCCTGCACGCCTTCACGCTGGACGAGCTCAAGGCCGCCACCAAGAACTTCTCCACCACCAACTTCCTCGGCGAGGGCGGGTTCGGCCCCGTCTACAAGGGCTTCGTCGACGGGAGGCTCCGGCCGGGGATCGAGCCGCAGCACGTCGCCGTCAAGTACCTCGACAGCGACGGCGTCCAGGGGCACCGCGAGTGGCTGGTACGTTCACGTCGATCCCAGCACCACCTGCCTGATGTACGTTAATCGCGTGCCGATTAATCAAGTGTTTTTGTTGGCTTGTCTGTGATCAGGCTGAGGTGGTGTACCTCGGGATGCTGAGCCATCCTCATCTGGTGAAGCTACTGGGCTTCTGCAACCAAGACGACAACAGGATGCTGGTCTACGAGTACATGCCCAGGGGCAGCCTCGAGAACCACCTCTTCAAGAGTAAGTACTACCAGCGCATCATCTCGAGGAGCAATGTTAAAATTGTTGCTACTGATCGATCAGTTGAATAACATCTTGTGTTCATACGGCTGCAGACCTCCTTGCGTCGTTGCCATGGTCGACGCGGCTCAAGATCGCGGTCGGAGCGGCGAAGGGTCTGGCTTTCCTGCACGAGGCAGAGACGCCGGTGATCTACCGCGACTTCAAGGCTTCGAATATTCTTCTCGACTCGGTAAGTTTCATCAAGTCCAATCTCATATTTTCAGCATGAACAGTTACCGTACAGCGCATTCACCTGAAAATTGAACAATATAATGCCGACCTCTTCACTGAGCAATTCAGGGAAGAACGAAATGAATGCAGTGATTGCCTGATTGGGTGTTTAGTCGTTATATCaagttaatatatatatatatatatattacatacaAGGGGACTGAATATGTTATTGTTTCTTACCTACATGCCAACCATGCCAATCGCTCGCACGTTGTCAACTGTTTCGTGTCAAAACCTGCTTGCTTCTTTAAGAATTCAGTAAACGAAGACACTCGTGCTCAAACCTGTTTTGTTTTGCAACTACCGACAAATTACTAGCAAACGTCTGTTTTAGTTATTTCTAGATGCCGGTCGTTAGGAATAGTCTAATTATAATATTGTGGCTAGTTTGGAACCTAAAGTTTGTAGCAGTTTCAAAGTGCAAACTGGTATGTGTGCATTCCAACCACTATTGCAATGTACTAGTAGTACAACATTGATGAAGTCAAATGTACAAAAGCACAGCACTTTTCCTTAAAACAAAGCAGCTAAATGTAACACATACTACTATACTAGTATTTTGGACAAAAAAAAGGTTGATGGATGCTGACCTTAAGATTTGTCACGATGATTTTCAGGATTACACTGCAAAGCTCTCTGATTTTGGCCTGGCGAAGGAGGGGCCGCAGGGGGACGCGACCCACATCACGACGCGCGTCATGGGCACGCACGGGTACGCGGCGCCGGAGTACATCCTGACGGGCCACCTGACGGCGAAGagcgacgtgtacagcttcgggGTGGTGCTCCTGGAGCTGCTCACGGGCCGTCGCTGCGTCGAcaagcggcggcgcgggcgcgagCAGAACCTGGTGGACTGGGCGCGCCCTCACCTGCGCCGCGCCAACAACCTGCACCGCATCATGGACCCGAGCCTGGAGCTGCAGTACTCGGCGCGCGCCGCGCAGAAGGCGGCCCAGGTCGCGCACCAGTGCCTGCAGAGCGTGCCCAAGTCGCGGCCGCGCATGCGCGACGTCGTGGACGCGCTCGAGCCGCTGCTCGCGCTCGACGACGACGTGCCCATGAGCCCGTTCGTGTTCACGGTCGGCgccgaggcggcgccggcgcaaGTCGAGGCCGGCGCGGCCGATGCCAACTATGACGAGTCGGAGCTGGGCGGCCGGCGGGGCAAGAGGCACGTCATGTCGCCCGTGCACGCGGAGAGCCCGCTGCGCAGCCGGTACGCGAGCGCGGTGAAAAGACCAGAGAGCCCTCCAACCCTGAGCAGGGTATGAGTACATAAAGCAAAGGGATAACGATTGGCAAGTGTAGATAGATGACAATTTGTTCCTGAATTCTTTTGTTATTCTGTTTCTTGGTGATGTTATTCTTTCTCCCAAGAATTTGAAGgggagaaattttatttgtttttgttgcGTTATTATACTGCCGAGATTACCTCAACTAGTGAGGTATTTGTATGCCGAAAGTTTTAGGCAACACGTATCGCAAAAGATGTTAAGTAGGATCATTTCCTCTGAATTTTCGTCTACGAATGCGTTAGCTCATGATGATCGGAGGCAGGTATGGGAACACAAAGACTTCCGCTTTGACATAGAAATGAAGTGGTACAAGCAGCGGCGAAGCCAGAAAATTTCGACTACTAGTAGATGTTCATATTTTTATCCCCTTGGTCCAGTTCTTCCTTTTTACAGTATTTTTGTTGAGGAcaaaaagaaggagaaaaaaatcataaaatcctCACCTATGCATCGCCTCAGCCAGCAATTGCGCACCCATTTTGCTTCTGCGGTTCCGCCCGTTCGCGCTCTCCGCCTTGGGCCCCGGCGGTGCGACAACGTCGGTGGAACTCTTTTGATCCTCCACCACGCTTGTTCTTTGTTACCTTTTCTGCGTGACTCATAACATTCGATGCATCATATGTATTCCGGATTGTATGTATCGTACCCAGAACGATGATTCCCTGTCACATTTTGCCGCTTTTGTGTCACTGTGACATTCCCTTCCGGAGGCAGAGGTGATCCAGCAAAGGTTCAGTATAACGTGCCCTCTGTAGAGAGATTTGGCCTCGCATAAGTATAGCGCTCGCAGAGCCATGATAATGTCTCTTAGAATGATCATTGCACACGGGGCTGCCTAGGAAACTTGCTGCCACCCCTTCCCTGTATCGCCGATTCCTAAGGGGCTCACTGTCTTCCTGTACTCCACGGATCTTCGCTTCCCGGGAGGATCTTGCGGTCCGAATGTTCGTGATCCGCCCTCGTCACGTCGCCCCCCCTGCATCCTAACGTTCATTGATGCTAGGAAAAAGCGTTGGTCCTCCTTCCTCCCCTCTGTCCACCCTTCCATTCCCTGCTCCGAGATCCATGCAAAGCTCTTTCATGTTGTATTTTGTAcactttgaagaaaaaaaactcaaaacaatttgtatatgtatatatttgtaagtAACGTATCATATGGATTGAAATGGAATGGTTAGGGGTGTCCACCATCCACCACTAGGGGTGTGGTAGTGCCCTGCTCAAGATTCCACGCAAAAAGCCCCAGCATTTCGCGGTGTCTCCGCGCGCCTGTGATGCGTCGGGCGCATGTCCACGTCGGCGTCCCCTGCCGCCGGTTGCCCGCGGCCCGCACACTCCGATGCCTCGTTGCCCTTTCCATGTCCTTTGTGTCTCCTCTGTTCGTCACTCTTCCTACAAATTCTGATCTTAAGAACCTGTTCACCTCCGTTTCTTTACCACGGTAAAAGTGACGGCAACTCATCAAGTCTTTACAAACAGTAGAGACCGCATGTGAGTATGACACGACTGTACCGTAATCCGGTAGCTCTTTCTCTTTCACTCAAACTTCTACATGGTGGCAGAGGTTTCCAGTTTCTGTGGTGAGATCGAGGCCTTCTCgaaaccaaaatttgaaaaatccTATCGTACAAAAGATTCTCTATACGTGTCTACATTTTATTTCCTCTTTAATCTAGCTATTAAATTATAAGATAGATGATATAAATAAGATTTTATAGTATTTTTCTATACAGAGtgttataaaatttacttctgcCCTCCTCCACCCGCCCGCCCGCCAGTTGGATGTTTCACGgagcccaccgccgccgccgccgcagttcGCAGCAGCAGAGCGCAGGGCACTGAGCACTGAGCACGTAAAAAACCCAACAGAAGCGATCGGCAGGCGAGTCAAATTGGGAGACCCGAACGTTGTCCTGTTCCGCGGAAGCAAACCACTAGTTCGCAAAGTCCGCCTCGCCCCACGCCACTCTCCCGGATCCTCTACGCCTCGTGACATCGCCGCAGAGGACCACTTCCGCCATCACGCCCAACCGACTCGCCTCCCCTGCTCACCTTCAAATACTGAGGTCGTTTGCA from Phragmites australis chromosome 8, lpPhrAust1.1, whole genome shotgun sequence includes:
- the LOC133926481 gene encoding serine/threonine-protein kinase RIPK-like codes for the protein MGLKKRLLGCYGCGDEPEAAPRPSRNAGGGKRVLRRWSTANLRSLSLQDLSRKLETTSLHAFTLDELKAATKNFSTTNFLGEGGFGPVYKGFVDGRLRPGIEPQHVAVKYLDSDGVQGHREWLAEVVYLGMLSHPHLVKLLGFCNQDDNRMLVYEYMPRGSLENHLFKNLLASLPWSTRLKIAVGAAKGLAFLHEAETPVIYRDFKASNILLDSDYTAKLSDFGLAKEGPQGDATHITTRVMGTHGYAAPEYILTGHLTAKSDVYSFGVVLLELLTGRRCVDKRRRGREQNLVDWARPHLRRANNLHRIMDPSLELQYSARAAQKAAQVAHQCLQSVPKSRPRMRDVVDALEPLLALDDDVPMSPFVFTVGAEAAPAQVEAGAADANYDESELGGRRGKRHVMSPVHAESPLRSRYASAVKRPESPPTLSRV